A window from Cyprinus carpio isolate SPL01 chromosome A11, ASM1834038v1, whole genome shotgun sequence encodes these proteins:
- the ipo9 gene encoding importin-9 isoform X1, with protein sequence MAGMNASGPGPVSTLDQVDKGLKETLIDALNAILSPVQEVRSAAEERIKVLEVTEEFGVHLAELTVDPHGALAIRQLASVILKQYVETHWCAQSEKYRPPETTEWAKAAIRELLPSGLREAISKVRSSVAYAVSAIAHWDWPEAWPGLFKLLMDMLASGDVNAVHGAMRVLTEFTREVTDVQMPDVAPVILPQMYKIFTMAEVYSIRTRSRAVEIFTTCANLICAIDEVAKGAANTLIFPVVQQFTEAFIQALQIPDGPTSDSGLKMEVLKAVTALVKNFPKPMVSSMQQILPIVWNTLTESASFYVRTEVNYTEEVDDPIDSDGEVLGFENLVFSIFEFVHTLLENKKFKSTVKKALPELIYYIILYMQITEDQIKVWTANPQQFVEDEDDDTFSYSVRISAQDLLLAVAAEFQNESATALAAAATRHLQEAEQAKNTGSEHWWKVHEACMLALGSVKTIITENVKNGRVHFDMHGFLANVILADLNLPAASPFLLGRALWAASRFTAAMSPELIQQFLQATVSGLHESQPPSVRISAVRAIWGYCDQLKLSESTHVLQPFLPSVLEGLVQLAAQFSSEVLTLVMETLCIVCTVDPAFTTSAENKICPLTIAIFLKYSNDPVVASLAQDIFKELAQIEACQGPMQMRLIPTLVSIMQAPPDKIPSGLCATSIDILTTVVRNTKPPLTDMLVCQAFPAVAQCTLRTDDNTTMQNGGECLRAYVSVALEQIAQWQDEQGHSGLWYVMQVVSQLLDPRTSEFTAAFVGRLVSTLIARAGTQLADQLDQILRAILSKMQQAETLSVMQSLIMVFAHLVHSQLDPLLEFLCSLPGPTGKPALEFVMAEWMSRQHLFYGQYEGKVSAVALCKLLQHGLNTNDKRLQDIVVKGEEIFNPDEGICTRSKSAKNPQRWTNIPLLVKIFKLIVNELSSVVEANANRANPADWSQDSGGMWDDLAEEEDEEEEDEGLAGQLLSDLIASNKYDDDYYEDDDEDDPDALKDPIYQIDLQAYLTDFLTQFAQQPCYSMFSSHLNEVERRVLQSIGI encoded by the exons ATGGCGGGTATGAACGCGTCGGGTCCCGGCCCGGTTTCGACTCTCGACCAGGTCGATAAAGGACTGAAGGAGACTCTTATAGACGCGCTGAACGCCATTCTGTCGCCAGTGCAAGAAGTGCGTTCTGCAGCGGAGGAGCGCATTAAAGTGTTGGAAGTGACGGAGG AGTTTGGAGTTCACCTTGCAGAGCTCACTGTCGACCCACACGGAGCACTTGCTATTCGCCAA TTGGCTTCTGTCATTCTGAAGCAGTATGTTGAGACACACTGGTGTGCCCAGTCAGAGAAATACAGGCCCCCAGAGACGACTGAATGG GCCAAAGCTGCGATCCGTGAGCTTCTGCCAAGTGGTTTGCGTGAGGCCATCAGTAAGGTGCGCTCCAGCGTGGCCTACGCCGTGTCGGCTATTGCACACTGGGACTGGCCTGAAGCTTGGCCTGGGCTCTTCAAGCTCCTCATGGACATGCTGGCCAGTGGGGATGTTAACGCTGTACACGGCGCCATGAGGGTCCTCACAG AATTTACCCGTGAGGTGACTGATGTGCAGATGCCGGATGTTGCGCCTGTCATTTTGCCTCAAATGTACAAGATTTTTACCATGGCAGAG GTTTACAGTATTCGCACTCGATCCAGAGCAGTTGAGATCTTTACCACATGTGCTAATCTCATCTGTGCGATTGATGAAGTAGCAAAG GGTGCTGCCAACACTCTGATCTTCCCGGTGGTGCAGCAGTTCACCGAGGCCTTCATACAGGCGCTGCAGATTCCAGATGGACCCACTTCAGATAGTGGTCTGAAGATGGAAGTGCTAAAG GCAGTGACAGCTCTTGTGAAGAACTTCCCCAAACCCATGGTGTCCTCCATGCAACAGATTCTACCTATCGTATGGAACACCTTGACAGAAAGCGCCTCTTT TTATGTGAGAACTGAGGTCAACTACACAGAAGAAGTAGATGATCCAATTGACTCTGATG GTGAGGTCCTTGGCTTTGAGAACCTCGTCTTCAGCATCTTCGAGTTTGTCCACACACTGCTGGAGAACAAGAAGTTCAAGAGCACAGTGAAGAAGGCTCTACCAGAGCTCATATATTACATCATCCTCTACATGCAGATCACGGAGGATCAG ATCAAGGTATGGACAGCCAATCCACAGCAGTTTgttgaggatgaggatgatgacacATTCTCTTATTCAGTCCGGATATCTGCACAGGATTTGTTGCTG GCTGTTGCTGCTGAGTTTCAGAACGAGAGCGCTACTGCTTTAGCCGCGGCTGCAACACGGCACCTACAAGAAGCAGAGCAAGCCAAGAACACAGGCAGTGAACATTG GTGGAAGGTGCACGAGGCTTGCATGCTGGCCCTGGGGTCAGTCAAGACCATCATCACTGAGAATGTAAAGAACGGTCGTGTTCATTTCGATATGCATGGATTCCTTGCCAATGTCATTCTTGCTGACCTCAATTTACCAG CAGCCTCTCCATTCCTCTTGGGTCGGGCCTTATGGGCAGCCAGCCGCTTCACCGCAGCAATGTCCCCAGAACTCATTCAGCAGTTCCTCCAGGCCACTGTGAGTGGTCTGCATGAGAGCCAGCCACCCTCTGTCCGGATCTCTGCTGTGAGGGCCATCTGGGG GTACTGTGATCAACTCAAGTTGTCAGAGAGTACTCACGTCCTGCAGCCCTTCCTGCCCAGTGTCTTGGAAGGCCTGGTGCAGCTCGCGGCTCAGTTCAGCTCTGAAGTACTCACTTTAGTCATGGAAACCCTCTGTATTGTTTGCACCGTGGATCCGGCTTTCACCACGAGTGCTGAGAACAAGATCTGCCCACTCACTATTGCCATCTTCCTTAAGTACAGTAATG ATCCTGTTGTAGCGTCTTTAGCGCAAGACATCTTTAAAGAGCTTGCCCAGATTGAAGCCTGCCAAGGACCCATGCAAATGCGCCTCATTCCTACTCTTGTTAGCATTATGCAGGCACCGCCTGATAAAATCCCATCTGGCCTTTGTGCT ACATCCATAGATATCCTAACTACGGTTGTTCGTAACACTAAACCCCCGTTGACTGACATGCTTGTGTGCCAAGCTTTTCCTGCAGTGGCCCAATGCACTCTCCGCACAGATGACAACACCACAATGCAG AATGGCGGTGAATGCTTGAGGGCCTATGTATCCGTGGCGCTGGAGCAGATTGCCCAGTGGCAAGATGAGCAAGGCCACAGTGGCCTGTGGTATGTCATGCAGGTTGTCAGTCAGCTCCTGGACCCCCGCACCTCCGAGTTCACCGCTGCTTTTGTAGGTCGTCTGGTGTCCACTCTCATTGCCCGTGCTGGCACTCAGTTGGCTGACCAGCTGGACCAAATACTGCGTGCTATTCTCAGCAAGATGCAGCAGGCCGAGACCCTCAGTGTGATGCAG TCCCTGATCATGGTTTTTGCACACCTGGTCCATTCCCAGTTGGATCCCCTGCTGGAATTCCTATGCAGTCTTCCAGGTCCCACGGGGAAACCTGCCCTTGAGTTTGTCATGGCTGAGTGGATGAGTCGCCAACATCTGTTCTATGGCCAGTATGAAGGCAAAGTCAG TGCTGTTGCCTTGTGTAAACTTCTTCAGCATGGTCTGAATACAAATGATAAGCGCCTCCAAGATATAGTCGTCAAAGGAGAAGAAATTTTTAATCCAGACGAGGGAATCTGTACACGTTCCAAATCAGCCAAGA ACCCACAGCGGTGGACCAACATTCCTTTGCTGGTAAAGATCTTTAAACTCATCGTCAATGAACTGTCTTCTGTGGTGGAGGCTAATGCAAATAGAGCAAATCCTGCAGACTGGAGCCAAG ACTCTGGTGGAATGTGGGATGATCTggctgaggaagaggatgaggaggaggaagatgaaggaTTAGCAGGACAGCTTCTGTCTGATCTCATTGCCTCCAACAAATACG ACGATGATTAttatgaggatgatgatgaggacGATCCAGATGCTCTGAAGGATCCCATTTATCAGATTGACCTTCAG GCGTATCTGACAGATTTCCTTACCCAGTTTGCTCAGCAGCCTTGCTATAGCATGTTTTCAAGCCACTTGAATGAAGTAGAGAGAAGAGTCTTGCAGTCCATCGGTATATGA
- the ipo9 gene encoding importin-9 isoform X2: protein MAGMNASGPGPVSTLDQVDKGLKETLIDALNAILSPVQEVRSAAEERIKVLEVTEEFGVHLAELTVDPHGALAIRQLASVILKQYVETHWCAQSEKYRPPETTEWAKAAIRELLPSGLREAISKVRSSVAYAVSAIAHWDWPEAWPGLFKLLMDMLASGDVNAVHGAMRVLTEFTREVTDVQMPDVAPVILPQMYKIFTMAEVYSIRTRSRAVEIFTTCANLICAIDEVAKGAANTLIFPVVQQFTEAFIQALQIPDGPTSDSGLKMEVLKAVTALVKNFPKPMVSSMQQILPIVWNTLTESASFYVRTEVNYTEEVDDPIDSDGEVLGFENLVFSIFEFVHTLLENKKFKSTVKKALPELIYYIILYMQITEDQIKVWTANPQQFVEDEDDDTFSYSVRISAQDLLLAVAAEFQNESATALAAAATRHLQEAEQAKNTGSEHWWKVHEACMLALGSVKTIITENVKNGRVHFDMHGFLANVILADLNLPASPFLLGRALWAASRFTAAMSPELIQQFLQATVSGLHESQPPSVRISAVRAIWGYCDQLKLSESTHVLQPFLPSVLEGLVQLAAQFSSEVLTLVMETLCIVCTVDPAFTTSAENKICPLTIAIFLKYSNDPVVASLAQDIFKELAQIEACQGPMQMRLIPTLVSIMQAPPDKIPSGLCATSIDILTTVVRNTKPPLTDMLVCQAFPAVAQCTLRTDDNTTMQNGGECLRAYVSVALEQIAQWQDEQGHSGLWYVMQVVSQLLDPRTSEFTAAFVGRLVSTLIARAGTQLADQLDQILRAILSKMQQAETLSVMQSLIMVFAHLVHSQLDPLLEFLCSLPGPTGKPALEFVMAEWMSRQHLFYGQYEGKVSAVALCKLLQHGLNTNDKRLQDIVVKGEEIFNPDEGICTRSKSAKNPQRWTNIPLLVKIFKLIVNELSSVVEANANRANPADWSQDSGGMWDDLAEEEDEEEEDEGLAGQLLSDLIASNKYDDDYYEDDDEDDPDALKDPIYQIDLQAYLTDFLTQFAQQPCYSMFSSHLNEVERRVLQSIGI from the exons ATGGCGGGTATGAACGCGTCGGGTCCCGGCCCGGTTTCGACTCTCGACCAGGTCGATAAAGGACTGAAGGAGACTCTTATAGACGCGCTGAACGCCATTCTGTCGCCAGTGCAAGAAGTGCGTTCTGCAGCGGAGGAGCGCATTAAAGTGTTGGAAGTGACGGAGG AGTTTGGAGTTCACCTTGCAGAGCTCACTGTCGACCCACACGGAGCACTTGCTATTCGCCAA TTGGCTTCTGTCATTCTGAAGCAGTATGTTGAGACACACTGGTGTGCCCAGTCAGAGAAATACAGGCCCCCAGAGACGACTGAATGG GCCAAAGCTGCGATCCGTGAGCTTCTGCCAAGTGGTTTGCGTGAGGCCATCAGTAAGGTGCGCTCCAGCGTGGCCTACGCCGTGTCGGCTATTGCACACTGGGACTGGCCTGAAGCTTGGCCTGGGCTCTTCAAGCTCCTCATGGACATGCTGGCCAGTGGGGATGTTAACGCTGTACACGGCGCCATGAGGGTCCTCACAG AATTTACCCGTGAGGTGACTGATGTGCAGATGCCGGATGTTGCGCCTGTCATTTTGCCTCAAATGTACAAGATTTTTACCATGGCAGAG GTTTACAGTATTCGCACTCGATCCAGAGCAGTTGAGATCTTTACCACATGTGCTAATCTCATCTGTGCGATTGATGAAGTAGCAAAG GGTGCTGCCAACACTCTGATCTTCCCGGTGGTGCAGCAGTTCACCGAGGCCTTCATACAGGCGCTGCAGATTCCAGATGGACCCACTTCAGATAGTGGTCTGAAGATGGAAGTGCTAAAG GCAGTGACAGCTCTTGTGAAGAACTTCCCCAAACCCATGGTGTCCTCCATGCAACAGATTCTACCTATCGTATGGAACACCTTGACAGAAAGCGCCTCTTT TTATGTGAGAACTGAGGTCAACTACACAGAAGAAGTAGATGATCCAATTGACTCTGATG GTGAGGTCCTTGGCTTTGAGAACCTCGTCTTCAGCATCTTCGAGTTTGTCCACACACTGCTGGAGAACAAGAAGTTCAAGAGCACAGTGAAGAAGGCTCTACCAGAGCTCATATATTACATCATCCTCTACATGCAGATCACGGAGGATCAG ATCAAGGTATGGACAGCCAATCCACAGCAGTTTgttgaggatgaggatgatgacacATTCTCTTATTCAGTCCGGATATCTGCACAGGATTTGTTGCTG GCTGTTGCTGCTGAGTTTCAGAACGAGAGCGCTACTGCTTTAGCCGCGGCTGCAACACGGCACCTACAAGAAGCAGAGCAAGCCAAGAACACAGGCAGTGAACATTG GTGGAAGGTGCACGAGGCTTGCATGCTGGCCCTGGGGTCAGTCAAGACCATCATCACTGAGAATGTAAAGAACGGTCGTGTTCATTTCGATATGCATGGATTCCTTGCCAATGTCATTCTTGCTGACCTCAATTTACCAG CCTCTCCATTCCTCTTGGGTCGGGCCTTATGGGCAGCCAGCCGCTTCACCGCAGCAATGTCCCCAGAACTCATTCAGCAGTTCCTCCAGGCCACTGTGAGTGGTCTGCATGAGAGCCAGCCACCCTCTGTCCGGATCTCTGCTGTGAGGGCCATCTGGGG GTACTGTGATCAACTCAAGTTGTCAGAGAGTACTCACGTCCTGCAGCCCTTCCTGCCCAGTGTCTTGGAAGGCCTGGTGCAGCTCGCGGCTCAGTTCAGCTCTGAAGTACTCACTTTAGTCATGGAAACCCTCTGTATTGTTTGCACCGTGGATCCGGCTTTCACCACGAGTGCTGAGAACAAGATCTGCCCACTCACTATTGCCATCTTCCTTAAGTACAGTAATG ATCCTGTTGTAGCGTCTTTAGCGCAAGACATCTTTAAAGAGCTTGCCCAGATTGAAGCCTGCCAAGGACCCATGCAAATGCGCCTCATTCCTACTCTTGTTAGCATTATGCAGGCACCGCCTGATAAAATCCCATCTGGCCTTTGTGCT ACATCCATAGATATCCTAACTACGGTTGTTCGTAACACTAAACCCCCGTTGACTGACATGCTTGTGTGCCAAGCTTTTCCTGCAGTGGCCCAATGCACTCTCCGCACAGATGACAACACCACAATGCAG AATGGCGGTGAATGCTTGAGGGCCTATGTATCCGTGGCGCTGGAGCAGATTGCCCAGTGGCAAGATGAGCAAGGCCACAGTGGCCTGTGGTATGTCATGCAGGTTGTCAGTCAGCTCCTGGACCCCCGCACCTCCGAGTTCACCGCTGCTTTTGTAGGTCGTCTGGTGTCCACTCTCATTGCCCGTGCTGGCACTCAGTTGGCTGACCAGCTGGACCAAATACTGCGTGCTATTCTCAGCAAGATGCAGCAGGCCGAGACCCTCAGTGTGATGCAG TCCCTGATCATGGTTTTTGCACACCTGGTCCATTCCCAGTTGGATCCCCTGCTGGAATTCCTATGCAGTCTTCCAGGTCCCACGGGGAAACCTGCCCTTGAGTTTGTCATGGCTGAGTGGATGAGTCGCCAACATCTGTTCTATGGCCAGTATGAAGGCAAAGTCAG TGCTGTTGCCTTGTGTAAACTTCTTCAGCATGGTCTGAATACAAATGATAAGCGCCTCCAAGATATAGTCGTCAAAGGAGAAGAAATTTTTAATCCAGACGAGGGAATCTGTACACGTTCCAAATCAGCCAAGA ACCCACAGCGGTGGACCAACATTCCTTTGCTGGTAAAGATCTTTAAACTCATCGTCAATGAACTGTCTTCTGTGGTGGAGGCTAATGCAAATAGAGCAAATCCTGCAGACTGGAGCCAAG ACTCTGGTGGAATGTGGGATGATCTggctgaggaagaggatgaggaggaggaagatgaaggaTTAGCAGGACAGCTTCTGTCTGATCTCATTGCCTCCAACAAATACG ACGATGATTAttatgaggatgatgatgaggacGATCCAGATGCTCTGAAGGATCCCATTTATCAGATTGACCTTCAG GCGTATCTGACAGATTTCCTTACCCAGTTTGCTCAGCAGCCTTGCTATAGCATGTTTTCAAGCCACTTGAATGAAGTAGAGAGAAGAGTCTTGCAGTCCATCGGTATATGA